The proteins below are encoded in one region of Metabacillus dongyingensis:
- a CDS encoding CoA-binding protein, whose amino-acid sequence MSISIPSREEIGKILKKSKRIAVVGLSDQPERTSYMVSKAMQDAGYEIIPVNPTIKEALGVKAVGSLKDIDGHIDIVNVFRRSEHLLPVAEEFLEIDADVFWAQLGLVNEDAYHLLKDKGCTVIMDRCIKVEHALTK is encoded by the coding sequence ATGAGTATATCCATCCCATCGAGAGAAGAAATTGGAAAAATATTAAAAAAGAGCAAACGAATCGCTGTAGTGGGCCTGTCGGATCAGCCTGAGCGCACTTCTTACATGGTCAGTAAAGCGATGCAGGATGCAGGATATGAAATTATTCCGGTGAATCCGACAATCAAAGAAGCGCTTGGTGTGAAAGCAGTTGGCTCTTTAAAAGATATAGACGGTCATATTGACATTGTGAATGTTTTTCGCAGGTCAGAGCATTTGCTCCCTGTTGCAGAGGAATTTTTAGAGATTGATGCAGACGTATTCTGGGCTCAATTAGGTCTCGTAAATGAGGATGCCTATCATTTATTGAAGGATAAAGGCTGCACGGTTATCATGGACCGCTGCATTAAAGTAGAACACGCTTTAACAAAATGA
- a CDS encoding CapA family protein yields the protein MMKKWILSAAVLLAAIGAAFFLLAEPQENTEYPVKAHSGMNMSQQPKSFKSAVTLSAIGDILIHGRVYNDAKTGSSTYDFKPMIKDVKPLIGKSDITFANQETMIGGTEIGLSTYPSFNSPFEVVDAFQDAGVDIAGIANNHTLDRGEKAILNATDRYDEIGMPYVGGYRNSQDADEPRVINKNGVKLGFLAYTYGTNGIPVPEGKPHLVNLIDKPKMIKDIEEMKKLSDAVIVSMHWGVEYIRLPNEEQQELAKFLADQGVNLVIGHHPHVLQPMEWVEGQNGKKTFVVYSLGNFLSGQVGEYKEIGGIFSAKITKELSKGTKKIEVTEPGFVPTIVVNQNNRAYRVKELKNVDQAQNNAIQEHMFQNLNEEN from the coding sequence ATGATGAAGAAATGGATCCTCTCAGCTGCCGTTCTGCTTGCCGCAATCGGAGCAGCATTCTTTCTTTTGGCAGAGCCGCAGGAAAATACAGAATACCCTGTGAAAGCGCATTCCGGAATGAATATGTCTCAGCAGCCCAAATCATTCAAATCCGCTGTTACACTTTCAGCAATTGGAGATATATTGATCCACGGGCGTGTTTATAACGATGCAAAAACAGGCAGCAGCACGTATGATTTCAAACCAATGATTAAAGATGTAAAACCTTTGATTGGCAAGAGCGACATCACATTCGCCAATCAGGAAACAATGATTGGCGGCACTGAAATAGGTTTGTCCACCTATCCTTCTTTTAACAGCCCATTCGAGGTTGTGGATGCATTTCAGGATGCTGGTGTGGACATTGCGGGAATTGCCAACAATCACACGCTTGACCGCGGCGAGAAAGCCATATTGAACGCGACTGACCGCTATGATGAAATCGGGATGCCTTATGTTGGAGGCTACCGAAACAGTCAAGATGCTGATGAACCTCGGGTAATCAATAAAAATGGCGTGAAATTAGGTTTTCTGGCTTATACATACGGAACAAACGGTATTCCCGTTCCAGAGGGAAAACCTCATCTCGTTAATTTAATTGATAAACCCAAAATGATAAAAGATATTGAAGAAATGAAGAAGCTTTCAGATGCTGTCATAGTAAGCATGCACTGGGGGGTAGAATATATCCGTCTTCCAAATGAGGAACAGCAGGAGTTAGCGAAGTTTTTGGCTGATCAGGGTGTTAATTTAGTGATTGGACATCATCCCCACGTCCTTCAGCCAATGGAATGGGTAGAAGGTCAAAATGGCAAAAAAACCTTTGTCGTCTACTCTTTAGGAAACTTCTTATCAGGTCAAGTTGGTGAATATAAAGAAATAGGCGGAATTTTCTCCGCAAAAATAACGAAAGAACTTTCAAAAGGAACAAAAAAAATAGAGGTGACTGAGCCGGGCTTTGTTCCGACAATTGTCGTCAATCAAAACAACCGTGCATACCGCGTAAAAGAACTGAAGAATGTTGATCAGGCTCAAAATAATGCGATACAAGAGCATATGTTTCAAAATTTAAATGAAGAAAATTAA
- the plsY gene encoding glycerol-3-phosphate 1-O-acyltransferase PlsY — MIIAAIIILAYLLGSIPSGLIVGKVGYGIDIREHGSGNLGGTNTFRTLGVKAGLLVTSADILKGTLAASLPFFFGLENVHPLLIGIFAVIGHTYPLFANFKGGKAVATSGGILLFSAPLMFITMLAVFFLILYLTKYVSLSSMLTGIYAIIFSIFIGDPVLIAVVSILSLFVIYRHRANIKRIRDKTEPKVKWI, encoded by the coding sequence TTGATTATTGCAGCCATTATTATTTTAGCTTATTTACTCGGTTCCATTCCTTCTGGCCTTATCGTCGGGAAAGTCGGTTACGGGATTGACATCCGTGAGCATGGGAGCGGGAATCTGGGAGGTACGAATACATTCCGCACTCTTGGTGTAAAAGCAGGACTGCTTGTAACCAGTGCGGATATACTAAAAGGAACGCTTGCAGCATCCCTCCCATTCTTTTTTGGTTTAGAGAACGTGCATCCGCTGCTGATCGGAATCTTCGCTGTCATTGGCCATACGTACCCGTTGTTTGCCAATTTCAAAGGCGGAAAGGCAGTTGCTACCTCAGGTGGCATTCTCTTGTTCTCTGCACCGCTGATGTTCATTACGATGCTTGCTGTTTTCTTTCTGATCTTATACTTAACAAAGTATGTATCACTGTCATCCATGCTCACAGGCATCTATGCAATCATTTTCAGCATTTTCATCGGTGACCCGGTTTTAATTGCAGTCGTCAGCATTTTGTCCCTGTTTGTTATATACCGTCATCGCGCAAATATTAAACGTATAAGGGATAAAACAGAACCTAAAGTAAAATGGATTTAA
- a CDS encoding acyl-CoA thioesterase, with protein sequence MHVSKKEIEIRYAETDQMGVVYHANYLVWMEVGRTQLIQDLGFSYADMEKEGIISPVIDLQVQYKKPMKYGETVKVHTWIEEYNGFKVAYGYEMYTPEGELALQAVSNHVCVKKENFKPIQIRKKYPEWHAAYEKAKK encoded by the coding sequence ATGCATGTTTCAAAAAAAGAGATAGAAATAAGGTACGCAGAAACGGATCAAATGGGTGTCGTGTATCATGCCAATTATTTAGTATGGATGGAAGTGGGCAGAACACAGCTGATTCAGGATCTGGGCTTTTCTTATGCAGATATGGAGAAAGAAGGAATTATATCTCCAGTCATTGATCTCCAGGTTCAGTACAAAAAACCGATGAAATACGGTGAAACCGTCAAAGTACATACTTGGATAGAAGAATATAACGGCTTTAAAGTGGCATACGGCTACGAAATGTATACGCCTGAGGGAGAGCTTGCACTTCAGGCAGTTTCAAACCATGTGTGTGTCAAAAAGGAAAATTTCAAACCAATTCAAATCCGCAAAAAATATCCGGAATGGCATGCAGCATATGAAAAAGCGAAAAAGTAG
- a CDS encoding HesB/YadR/YfhF family protein — protein sequence MNIHISGKAAEWYQNEMNVASGDSFRFFVRYGGTSTIQKGFSLGVVKDQPKQAGAKTEKNGITFFIEESDIWYFDQNDLVIDFDEEKREPVFDYKKTAGK from the coding sequence ATGAACATACATATTAGTGGCAAAGCGGCAGAGTGGTATCAGAATGAAATGAATGTTGCAAGCGGAGATTCGTTTCGATTTTTTGTCCGATACGGAGGCACCAGCACCATACAAAAGGGTTTTTCATTAGGTGTAGTAAAAGATCAGCCAAAGCAAGCTGGTGCAAAAACAGAAAAAAACGGCATTACCTTTTTTATTGAAGAAAGTGACATTTGGTATTTTGATCAAAACGACTTAGTGATTGACTTTGACGAAGAAAAAAGGGAACCCGTATTTGATTATAAAAAAACCGCAGGTAAATAA
- a CDS encoding PadR family transcriptional regulator: protein MSIEHSILAVISFTPATGYDIKSEFETKASSLFWGMSYGSIYPKLKNLEENDYIYSVSKEHGGRQKKHYELTKKGWIELENWLSEAPSYPSVKDELFMKLAAWHSEMDEDLLVSHLEKRKEESTELLQYVRHWQQNGTSFISSIGMIGIRYAEMKLETEIRWIDESVEKLKNGALPPSQDPLSMEHELLKRRNSKLNS, encoded by the coding sequence ACGATATAAAAAGTGAATTTGAGACCAAAGCTTCAAGCCTTTTTTGGGGAATGAGCTATGGGAGCATCTATCCCAAGCTTAAAAACCTGGAGGAGAACGACTACATTTACTCTGTTTCAAAAGAACATGGCGGCCGGCAGAAAAAGCACTATGAACTGACGAAAAAAGGCTGGATTGAACTTGAAAACTGGCTGTCTGAAGCCCCGTCCTATCCATCTGTGAAAGATGAATTATTTATGAAATTGGCAGCATGGCATTCAGAAATGGACGAAGATCTTCTAGTATCCCATCTAGAGAAAAGAAAAGAAGAGAGTACGGAGCTGCTTCAATACGTCCGCCATTGGCAGCAAAACGGCACTTCATTTATTTCAAGTATCGGAATGATCGGCATCCGCTATGCAGAAATGAAATTGGAAACTGAAATTCGCTGGATAGATGAATCTGTTGAAAAATTAAAAAATGGGGCTCTGCCGCCCTCACAAGACCCCCTCAGCATGGAGCATGAGCTTCTTAAACGGCGCAATAGCAAGTTAAATTCTTGA